A portion of the Oxynema aestuarii AP17 genome contains these proteins:
- a CDS encoding WD40 repeat domain-containing protein, whose amino-acid sequence METGSRIHTFTGHWGRVNALAFSPDGTTMASAHFENTVVLWDVGQRTIVDILKGHRGRVLTLAFSPDGHKLATASGKEENKIIIWQKL is encoded by the coding sequence GTGGAAACGGGCAGCCGCATCCATACGTTTACCGGACATTGGGGACGGGTGAACGCTTTGGCGTTCAGTCCCGACGGAACGACGATGGCGAGCGCCCATTTCGAGAATACGGTCGTCCTCTGGGATGTCGGACAACGCACGATCGTCGATATCCTCAAAGGACATCGAGGGCGCGTCCTCACCCTGGCGTTCAGTCCCGACGGTCACAAGCTCGCTACCGCATCCGGCAAGGAAGAGAATAAAATTATTATTTGGCAAAAGCTGTGA
- a CDS encoding protein kinase domain-containing protein translates to MSYCLNPACPHPVNAPDAFTCVACESPLLLKQRYQAVKLLGEAGCCRTFEGIDRERPGDRVAIKQYLLVDFSSLGEDLGDRDELDRIRNLFEKEARRWQIVGQHPQIPTVRAYFCDERALYLIQEYVEGHTLHHLDQPHPYTEAQIRQFLANILPVLKYIHDSGVIHRDIKPNNLLQKPDGDLLLIDFGISRDLADRLSQTGLFVDEGYAAPEMRFRQVYPASDLFSLGVTCLVLLTQERTDHLYDPLQGRWMWREYLQQKRTDVSDRLAHLLNKLVNHSINKRYQSAQEVLEDLQQLEAATIPTAEIASSRAETASSTPPTPGSNPEEAIAPKTWQPLHQIDAHDGWVWSVAFSPDGQLLASGSSDRTIVFWDPETGQRR, encoded by the coding sequence ATGAGTTATTGCCTCAATCCAGCTTGTCCGCATCCGGTCAACGCCCCCGACGCCTTCACCTGTGTGGCGTGCGAGTCGCCGTTACTGCTCAAACAACGCTACCAGGCCGTCAAACTGCTGGGAGAAGCGGGATGCTGCCGCACCTTTGAGGGGATCGATCGCGAACGACCGGGCGATCGTGTAGCGATCAAACAATACTTACTCGTAGACTTTTCCTCGCTAGGAGAAGACCTCGGCGATCGCGACGAACTCGATCGCATCCGCAACCTGTTCGAGAAAGAAGCCAGACGCTGGCAGATCGTCGGTCAACACCCTCAAATCCCTACGGTCCGCGCTTACTTCTGCGACGAACGCGCCTTATATTTAATTCAAGAATACGTCGAAGGCCACACCCTCCACCACCTCGACCAACCACACCCCTATACCGAAGCGCAAATTCGCCAATTCCTCGCCAACATCCTCCCCGTCCTCAAATACATCCACGATTCCGGGGTCATCCACCGCGACATCAAACCCAACAACCTGCTACAAAAACCCGACGGCGATCTGCTCCTGATTGATTTTGGCATTTCCCGCGACCTCGCCGATCGCCTCAGCCAGACCGGACTGTTCGTCGATGAAGGCTACGCCGCGCCAGAAATGCGCTTCCGGCAAGTCTATCCCGCCAGCGACCTGTTTAGCTTGGGGGTCACCTGCCTCGTCCTGCTCACCCAAGAGCGCACCGATCACCTCTACGACCCCCTGCAAGGACGCTGGATGTGGCGGGAATACTTACAGCAGAAACGTACCGACGTGAGCGATCGCCTCGCCCACCTTCTCAACAAACTCGTCAACCACAGCATTAACAAACGCTATCAATCCGCTCAAGAGGTCTTAGAAGACCTCCAGCAGCTCGAAGCCGCGACGATCCCGACTGCGGAAATCGCCAGTTCCCGAGCCGAGACTGCCTCATCCACTCCCCCCACGCCAGGATCCAATCCAGAGGAGGCGATCGCTCCCAAAACCTGGCAGCCCCTGCACCAGATCGACGCTCACGACGGCTGGGTGTGGTCCGTCGCCTTCTCTCCCGACGGTCAGCTCCTCGCCAGTGGCAGTTCCGATCGCACGATCGTCTTCTGGGATCCCGAAACCGGACAACGACGGTGA